In a single window of the Streptacidiphilus sp. P02-A3a genome:
- a CDS encoding DUF5304 family protein, whose protein sequence is MTTADDRHDEDVWAQAVAEDAKQQHQEQANRARPQGEDGEAAGAEPKSATGDLFGPELGPLVEEVRKFAAAVGGRVDEAASALGAGDGMRGLQQLAAPLRGKHPEVYGHLIAAGGELLAAYRAAVTASERRWSAAKPSGSEQIDLD, encoded by the coding sequence ATGACGACTGCCGACGACCGCCACGACGAGGATGTGTGGGCACAGGCCGTGGCCGAGGACGCCAAGCAGCAGCACCAGGAGCAGGCGAACCGGGCCCGGCCGCAGGGTGAGGACGGCGAGGCGGCGGGCGCCGAGCCGAAGTCCGCGACCGGCGACCTCTTCGGTCCCGAACTCGGGCCGCTGGTCGAGGAGGTGCGCAAGTTCGCCGCCGCCGTCGGCGGCCGGGTGGACGAGGCGGCCTCGGCGCTGGGCGCCGGTGACGGGATGCGCGGGCTGCAGCAGCTGGCGGCTCCGCTGCGCGGCAAGCACCCGGAGGTCTACGGCCACCTGATCGCGGCCGGGGGCGAGCTGTTGGCCGCGTACCGGGCGGCGGTCACCGCCTCCGAGCGGCGCTGGTCCGCCGCCAAGCCGTCCGGCAGCGAGCAGATCGACCTCGACTGA